DNA sequence from the Salminus brasiliensis chromosome 3, fSalBra1.hap2, whole genome shotgun sequence genome:
ctaccaaaagttggATTGTGTTGATACTGTGTTACAGGTTTGCTCAACCTAATAAAATGCTACTTTaatatatattgtgattttcttacacccctaaccACAAGTGGTATTAAAAAGGACAACATGTGAAAccgcaacagggtcatgggtgcccaaagcTCATTGAtttgatccatggaggccccacctcccaGTTTACAGGCCTTAAAGTAACTTCTGCAAACaatttggtgccagataccacaggatgccttcagagctCTTGTGAAGTTCATGCCGTGTGGGGTCAGAGCTGATTTTAGCAGCTGCTTTGAcctgcacaatattaggcattaggtggttttaatgatatggctgattggtgtacactACCTCTGggatgaaacatgcagttggtcagtgtgtTTAAGGAATACAATATCCTAATTGACTGCGGCAATGCGGTTCTAAGTTGTGATAATTTTCTGCTGTATTGGCATTGCCACAACCCTCAGTTAGAGGTGGGAAAACACTCAAATGTGAAGTGAATAGATATTCCATTTCAGGACCAGTCAATTAAACGATGCTCCAGAGGTGGCATTTATAAAGCATTTATAGGGATAGATACACTACAGCACAAGAGCTGTATTATTGCAGATACAACACACGCATTGTTCTCACACTTGAAATCACACAGCTAAACACATCCAGGGTTTTTAAAGGTTTACAGAACCAGCCTGGCATAGTTTGTGGATTTAAAAACCAGTGTTGTGAAATCTGACACCTCAGTCTGATCATGTCAAGTGGTCTCTATGCAAAATACAGGCTACTCATGCAGTGCTTGTTGTGAAAGTGGAATATTGAGTTAGTTTGTGTAAGGAGTGTGTAGTATCAGCAATGCTCACTGAGTATAGTGTCAGACCTGCATCTGTACCCTACTGTGCTATTGCTTACCTGCACTGTGCAGTAGATTTAGGCATTGACTTAAATGTTAACGGGCACCATGCACAACATTGATTTCCAGATTTGTAGTATCAGTTCATGCCATTGCTCTGAATGACAACTATCCAATCGTTGACTCTTTAGATTCAGGCTCAGAGACTTCGACAAGCCAAAAGTCTGGCTTCCTACTACGGGGGATCCCTGCCAAATGTCAATCAGATATCAAAATGTTCCACAGAGTCTCAGGTTAGTTcctcccacacacagcttgttacTTTGCCACTTGTAATGTCTCGTCATTACTGGAGTTAACCAAGGCCATAGGCCCATTATGCCAATATCACATGGATTCAAAATCATATGAAAGAGAtgattaatatttttacattttccccATTAGATTTTATTGTACGCTTATTTATGATGTTTTATTAACTCTGTGAAATTTGTATTGCATCCTTagtctttgtttttaattttacaaAATGAACATGTAAACAAGCTTTTCATCATATTCTGTCAGCACGATTTGGATTTGTTGACAGTACATAGCAACATGAACTATCAGCACACCAAATAAACACACTGGTTAGATGGCTTTAGTCCTCATAGCAACATGAATATATGCTAGATATCAAGGTGAAGGTACAATTCAGCCTGTAAATATTTACTCAGTGACACAGTGCCATTTTTGTTATTTCATCACAGTCCTTTCTTCATTTCAAACACTTCATACAGGAGTCGAAAAAAAGCATCACTGTTTAAATACCTACACatggcactgtatatatatccAATGTGCAATCTAGataatataaatatgttttttattacttaACACGACTGGCATGTCATCGCAGTTGGactgtgttttttctttgcTTCTTGTAAGCATGAAAAGATAAAAGTTTCTTAATAACCCAGTCTCCCATTTTCTCACCCAGCAGGACCACCTGAGACTTGACCATGGCCAGAGAGATCACAGACCCATCCCCCTTGGAAGGCCTAGCAGAAGACATGTATCCCTCACAGTAAAACCAACTAATGATCTGTTAGCACTCTGTGTATTTACAAAAGTCTAACGCTAATCTCAGCCACTGGCCTGCTTTAGTCAGCTGCACTGAATAAGGCTATAAGCTAATGTGTTTTCTTAAACATAATTactacacacaatcacacacataaTTACAAGTCACAACTTAAAATTATATCCTTAATTGCACTTCTTAGACCGACAGCACTCCCTATCTGTCCTTCCACTTGTCTCCTCCCTCAGGCCCCAGCTGGCGGAGGTAACTTATGAACCACGCCTTCACTATCTTGCTTTGGAATTTCTGTACTTGATTTGACATTTATAAGACCTACTTAGTTTTACTCTTTCTTTGATGTGTATGGAAATAtttggattattattttttttctctctcactctatgaAAGACAATGGTCCACTAGATCTGTGAATGAAAAAAGCCAGTTAGACCAACTACCAGTGGCAACCCTGAATAGGTGAGTAGAAATCTGTGTGATCGACTGCACGGCTGAAAGTATGTGGGCAATTTGTGGGTGCAATCAGCCATTGCTAATGGATCCATTCAATCAAGCAGACAAGGAATCAAGCATAGCTCAGTGTCTTTCAGTGTGGTTTGTAAAATATCTGTCCTGCTAGAGCTGCCAATGTCAACTGTAAGTGCTAGTATCAACTAGCATCAACCGCGCCAACCGCAGCTCAGACACAAAGCTCAGCCACAAAGCTCCAGAATTCCAAACTACCTCTCTTGGAAATTTCAGTGTAAGAGCTGTTTGGGGGGAGCTTATAACATACTTATAACATGCTTCCAACTTATTGGCAACAGTTTGGGAAATATTCTTTTCCTGGGTCAGCTTAACAGTGAACCTATCTATAACGTGAGCTCTATAAAGCAATGTTTTGTtaagtttggtgtagaagaacttagCCCATAGCCCATAGCCCTGACTTCAGTCCCATTTAGCACCCTTGAGATGAACTGTTATGCAGACTGTGAGCCAGACTTTATCACCCACCATCACGGCACATCACTAATGCACTTGTGGCAACAACCCCAATTcccatgtttttctttttaatgtgaTGTATGCACACATggatatgtagtgtatattCCGTCTTTGTTTATATTGAAGGACTTATTTTTGCAGGACTAACTCGGATTCAGCTCTCCACACCAGTGTGAAAATTACCAGCAACAGAGATTCAAATCCTGCACAGGTCCTGACCGCTTGCTCCAGAAAGAGTGGTGAGTTTGTCTCTTGTCAGTTTGTATTTTAACGTAATAATGGCGTGGCTTTAATGGTGCTGAATTCTGCACTGatgttttttcattattttataacCGAGTCACATCTAAGCAGATTTAGTTTGactattttttgtatttatatatatatatagtttttcttCAAGGGAACCCATTGTTCCGGCACCCTGTGCCTCTGATTGAGGAGACTGTTCAGGAGGAGGGGAGGCCTCTTAAATCACAGAAGGTAATGGTTGTCATTATAGAAATCTGCCTAAATTAAAAATAGTTATATACTGTAGCAAATACACAATCAAAAAAGCTTATTACATTGAGtccaagtatttggacagtcacAATTTGTCATTTTGCACCACCACAATGGATTTAAATTCTATACAAGTGTAGACTTTCACATTTAATTCAAGAGGTTTAAAATACTGCATGAACTACCTCCCTTTTCTCATTAATTGAATAAACTAATGTAATTACAACTATAAGGATGTTCTTCACTCGTGGACATCATGGACACCAAATCCTGTGTCTTCACGCTTGAGATGCCTTGCAAAACGTTACTGCAGCCGCCTTCAGTTGTTGCTTGTTATTGAGCCTTTCTGCTTGTTCAGATGGGTTTAGGTCAGATGACTGCTATTTAAGAACCTTCCATTTATTTGCCTTaagaagctcttgggttgcATTCatggtatgttttgggtcattattcaTCTGTACTGTGAAACGCCATCCTATTAGTTCTACAGTGTTTGACTGAATCTACATAAAAAGTATAGCTTCATCCTGCAACTTCTATCCATAAGTTATGaaaaattgtgtcactgtccaaatattaaTAGACCAAACTCTGTATTGTGATTTTTATCTTCCCTCAGATGCCCTCAGTGTTACCTGGGTGTGAAACTCCTGGAAATGAGTAAGTTCCCTGCTAGtactataaatgtaatatactaAAAATACCCCCTTTAGATTTTACAAAAtataccctgctgaaaaatccatcTTAAGAGCAGCTGTTGTTGGTAGCTGGTTTTGGAttgtctaagctggtctttaatAGTCAAGGTGGTCATacaggtgaaaacataccctatgctggtaggCTAGCTGCTGTTAACCAGCTCTttaccagcatagtgtatgttggatttgattttggtcatgctggtcgtctagcttggtcatgctgatcaccCAGCTTGATCTTGCtagtcatgttggtcaaccagcttggtgatgctggtcaaccagcttcgTCATGCTGTTTTTCAGCAGATGTTTACATATAGTAATTcttattacttattaattaTGATGTATGAAATGTCCATATTTTGTAGTCCATAGATAGTGGTgcatataataatttattattttgtcaCTGAAGTAATTTCCCTTCTCCGGACCTGAGCTGCCCTCTCCTCACTGCACCTTCTCTCAGTACAAGTGGGTCACTCCCAGACCTCTCCATTCTGCGTTTACCTTCTGCAGTATCTGAGGCCATTTACCCAGAACCTCAGAGCCATGTCACTTTACTCAACAGCCCCATCAGCATGCAACACCTGCCCGGTGCTGCAGCACATTCTTCCGACATGACTGACAGTAAGACAACTGAACTTGATATTTTGCACTGGTGTATTGCTTGCTTGATTCATCATACCTCTAATATAAAAGGAGCAACTGCCCTCCAACTGCCTCATGATCGGATAATTTAGTTAAGATAAAGAAGTCTAAAAAGTTAACTATGAGAGGAAATACTCACTCTAACACAGACTTAACCTTCACTCCAAACCTACACATAAACCCAACTGATGTTCACCAGATGCATCCATTTTTGAACttgtataaaagcaataagGAATCATCAAAATTATGTATGACCCCCATTTGTTTTCTCAGATTTATCATCATCTCTCCAGACATCCACCAGTAATTCCCTGCTTCAGTCTTCACTAAGCAACCCCAACCTCCAGACGACTCTAAGCAGTCACTCTCTGGTGGAGTGTTTTAGCTCCACCTCCTTGTCGCTCAGCAACTCCTCCCTGCAGTCATCTCTCAGCAGCCAGTCCCTCCAGTCCTCCCTAAGTAGCTCTTCTCTGAGTAACCAGTCTGTGAAATCTGCAGCCAGCCATTGCAGCTACAGCAGTGGGATTGGCGGCTCATCCTCCTCTCTGTCTTGCTCGCCACATACATCTGGGCAGGGTATGGTGCCACGTAGCGCTTCATCATGGAAGAGATCCCAACACAACCCACTAATAGTGCCCAGTGGGGGTGAATCAGTTTGGCAACAACCAAAGCAGCTCTTGCCCAGTGTGTCCCCAACATTCTGCTCTATAACCCAGGTAAGATTTGACTGTAGCATAACATGGGCTTGATTGATTATTGAAAAAACAAATAGTATAACGTCagtgtcacacaaaaaacttcaaaatagcagctttacaggaagtGGAAatgactttcaatggaagtcaatgtaaaagtcaGTTTTTGTGTGACTAGGGTGTTTAtactttaaattaataataaacattaacattgtattgtttttatccagACAAAAAGGGAAACATtgcaaaatacactatatggacgaaagtattgggacacctgctgattaaTTGAGTTAActgagtttatcctgtttttgttggagtaactgtctctgatGCCCAGAgaatgcattgctgtgaggagtattactgaggtcaggatgttgaatgatcaaaagtattagatattgtaccatcattccagagaagatccactgctacacagctcaatgctgaggacTTTTTTATCcctctatcccacacctggcattaggcatgatgccagtaggttcattcattttatcagctccagagagtcctattctattggcaatactttactacagggactagtcaaactgtgtttgtgtgcatttgcacatctgtgtcagcaatgggtgcaagtagcagaatgcatgcgttaaaaagggtgtccacaaacatttggagatatAGTGTATTATCTAGAGACCTTACACCTATATCAATCAAATTTGTGTCCTGTACTTAATGTCTTAAACACATCTTCTGTGGTTGGTATATTTGTATAGGGGGTACCTCTTGATACCACCAAAGTGTTACAAGAGGCCAAACCATCAACGTACCACCATAGTCATCTTCAACCAGCAAGCCATCCAACGATGCATCAGTCTTTACAGCACTGTCAGCCAGAAGTATGGGATCAGTCCAGACAGAATGCAAGAAAACAGTGCCAACACCAAGTCCTGCAGCAGTCTCAACCTAAGTCCCAGCCACAATATACTCAGCATTCACACAGTAAGGCACAGCCACGCCTTCTGAATCCACATAACTACATCTCCCAACAGCAGCTACacgaacaaaaacaaaacttacAACATCGCCAATATCAGCAGGCTCAGTATCAACAAACGCTGCACCAACAGTGTCAACATGCGCAGCAGTACTTACACCAACAGTCACAACAATACCCCGTACAGCACACACACCCTCCGCAGTACCAGCAGCAATATCAAGAACTTAACCAGTGTTGGACTCCACAGCAGATTCTGCATCATAACCAGTCTCTGCAGCAGTATCAATACCAAGGCCAGCCTGAAGGTCCACCAAGAACCTTCCCAGAACAGCAGCTGGTTCCTCCAGCCACTGAGATGGCTTCTCAGAATGAAGACCACCAACATAACTTGCCAAACATTGGAGCACAGGCATCTCTTGGGGCATGCATGCATATAAAGGAACTTCCATCAAAGGGGCTGCAGTCCAAGATGCCTGTGCATGATCCTCGA
Encoded proteins:
- the crtc2 gene encoding CREB-regulated transcription coactivator 2 isoform X3, producing the protein MKNMAGTSAGAAGHGQWSVCAGSSSLTSNPRKFSEKIALHTQRQAEDTAAFREVMMDITSTRIQAQRLRQAKSLASYYGGSLPNVNQISKCSTESQQDHLRLDHGQRDHRPIPLGRPSRRHTDSTPYLSFHLSPPSGPSWRRQWSTRSVNEKSQLDQLPVATLNRTNSDSALHTSVKITSNRDSNPAQVLTACSRKSGNPLFRHPVPLIEETVQEEGRPLKSQKMPSVLPGCETPGNDNFPSPDLSCPLLTAPSLSTSGSLPDLSILRLPSAVSEAIYPEPQSHVTLLNSPISMQHLPGAAAHSSDMTDNLSSSLQTSTSNSLLQSSLSNPNLQTTLSSHSLVECFSSTSLSLSNSSLQSSLSSQSLQSSLSSSSLSNQSVKSAASHCSYSSGIGGSSSSLSCSPHTSGQGMVPRSASSWKRSQHNPLIVPSGGESVWQQPKQLLPSVSPTFCSITQGVPLDTTKVLQEAKPSTYHHSHLQPASHPTMHQSLQHCQPEVWDQSRQNARKQCQHQVLQQSQPKSQPQYTQHSHSKAQPRLLNPHNYISQQQLHEQKQNLQHRQYQQAQYQQTLHQQCQHAQQYLHQQSQQYPVQHTHPPQYQQQYQELNQCWTPQQILHHNQSLQQYQYQGQPEGPPRTFPEQQLVPPATEMASQNEDHQHNLPNIGAQASLGACMHIKELPSKGLQSKMPVHDPRRERTTLYHKGNHSQRDNLLPSEMASASSLDKEFELHNESYVGLHLTPSQAEALSQKLGQLHKVPADVTKMFDSKCQDVEEKMLPVVEHHGHPQNQSLSKEGLNSHSSTNIAVSFPWLDDELTELTDSIPEFDLEPFALED
- the crtc2 gene encoding CREB-regulated transcription coactivator 2 isoform X1; this translates as MKNMAGTSAGAAGHGQWSVCAGSSSLTSNPRKFSEKIALHTQRQAEDTAAFREVMMDITSTRIQAQRLRQAKSLASYYGGSLPNVNQISKCSTESQQDHLRLDHGQRDHRPIPLGRPSRRHTDSTPYLSFHLSPPSGPSWRRQWSTRSVNEKSQLDQLPVATLNRTNSDSALHTSVKITSNRDSNPAQVLTACSRKSVFLQGNPLFRHPVPLIEETVQEEGRPLKSQKMPSVLPGCETPGNDNFPSPDLSCPLLTAPSLSTSGSLPDLSILRLPSAVSEAIYPEPQSHVTLLNSPISMQHLPGAAAHSSDMTDNLSSSLQTSTSNSLLQSSLSNPNLQTTLSSHSLVECFSSTSLSLSNSSLQSSLSSQSLQSSLSSSSLSNQSVKSAASHCSYSSGIGGSSSSLSCSPHTSGQGMVPRSASSWKRSQHNPLIVPSGGESVWQQPKQLLPSVSPTFCSITQGVPLDTTKVLQEAKPSTYHHSHLQPASHPTMHQSLQHCQPEVWDQSRQNARKQCQHQVLQQSQPKSQPQYTQHSHSKAQPRLLNPHNYISQQQLHEQKQNLQHRQYQQAQYQQTLHQQCQHAQQYLHQQSQQYPVQHTHPPQYQQQYQELNQCWTPQQILHHNQSLQQYQYQGQPEGPPRTFPEQQLVPPATEMASQNEDHQHNLPNIGAQASLGACMHIKELPSKGLQSKMPVHDPRRERTTLYHKGNHSQRDNLLPSEMASASSLDKEFELHNESYVGLHLTPSQAEALSQKLGQLHKVPADVTKMFDSKCQDVEEKMLPVVEHHGHPQNQSLSKEGLNSHSSTNIAVSFPWLDDELTELTDSIPEFDLEPFALED
- the crtc2 gene encoding CREB-regulated transcription coactivator 2 isoform X2, whose product is MKNMAGTSAGAAGHGQWSVCAGSSSLTSNPRKFSEKIALHTQRQAEDTAAFREVMMDITSTRIQAQRLRQAKSLASYYGGSLPNVNQISKCSTESQDHLRLDHGQRDHRPIPLGRPSRRHTDSTPYLSFHLSPPSGPSWRRQWSTRSVNEKSQLDQLPVATLNRTNSDSALHTSVKITSNRDSNPAQVLTACSRKSVFLQGNPLFRHPVPLIEETVQEEGRPLKSQKMPSVLPGCETPGNDNFPSPDLSCPLLTAPSLSTSGSLPDLSILRLPSAVSEAIYPEPQSHVTLLNSPISMQHLPGAAAHSSDMTDNLSSSLQTSTSNSLLQSSLSNPNLQTTLSSHSLVECFSSTSLSLSNSSLQSSLSSQSLQSSLSSSSLSNQSVKSAASHCSYSSGIGGSSSSLSCSPHTSGQGMVPRSASSWKRSQHNPLIVPSGGESVWQQPKQLLPSVSPTFCSITQGVPLDTTKVLQEAKPSTYHHSHLQPASHPTMHQSLQHCQPEVWDQSRQNARKQCQHQVLQQSQPKSQPQYTQHSHSKAQPRLLNPHNYISQQQLHEQKQNLQHRQYQQAQYQQTLHQQCQHAQQYLHQQSQQYPVQHTHPPQYQQQYQELNQCWTPQQILHHNQSLQQYQYQGQPEGPPRTFPEQQLVPPATEMASQNEDHQHNLPNIGAQASLGACMHIKELPSKGLQSKMPVHDPRRERTTLYHKGNHSQRDNLLPSEMASASSLDKEFELHNESYVGLHLTPSQAEALSQKLGQLHKVPADVTKMFDSKCQDVEEKMLPVVEHHGHPQNQSLSKEGLNSHSSTNIAVSFPWLDDELTELTDSIPEFDLEPFALED